The proteins below come from a single Fodinicola acaciae genomic window:
- a CDS encoding TetR/AcrR family transcriptional regulator, translating to MASDVSRRPGRPRSQQADAAILAAALDLLVESGAGQTSIEQVARRAGVTRATVYRRFAGKTELLIEAIEAGNDPDRPAPDWPDLPAMIADWSGYLSQPRNRRMLRRLYGAVDDFPELLETYRNLFGGARSEAVFAVLRKEIAAGRLPADSDVGVILALLNGAILHHLGGYGDDCDARDLEKYLLAAVRQLGLRS from the coding sequence GTGGCGAGCGACGTATCGCGGCGACCGGGTCGTCCGCGCAGCCAGCAGGCCGACGCGGCGATCCTGGCCGCCGCGCTCGACCTGCTCGTCGAGTCGGGGGCCGGCCAGACCAGCATCGAGCAGGTGGCGCGGCGGGCCGGCGTCACCAGGGCCACCGTCTATCGGCGCTTCGCCGGCAAGACCGAGCTGCTCATCGAGGCGATCGAGGCCGGCAACGACCCCGACCGGCCGGCGCCGGACTGGCCGGATCTGCCGGCGATGATCGCCGACTGGTCCGGCTATCTGAGCCAGCCGCGCAACCGCCGGATGCTGCGCCGGCTGTACGGCGCGGTGGACGACTTTCCCGAGCTGCTTGAGACCTATCGAAACCTGTTCGGCGGCGCCCGCTCCGAGGCGGTTTTCGCCGTGTTACGCAAGGAAATCGCGGCCGGCCGGCTGCCGGCCGACAGCGATGTCGGGGTCATCCTGGCGCTGCTCAACGGCGCGATCCTGCACCACCTCGGCGGCTATGGCGACGACTGCGATGCCAGGGACCTGGAGAAATATCTGTTGGCGGCCGTGCGTCAGCTCGGCCTCCGATCCTGA
- a CDS encoding class I SAM-dependent methyltransferase, whose protein sequence is MLATLYARALDSESDRSILHDDAARSAVSRIDYDFGKTGIRSTSAAGVAVRAKYLDDWTTEFLAAHPEATVLHLACGLDTRVQRLKPAASVRWLDVDYPDIISLRERLLPAPQGDYRMVAASVTDDGWLEEVPADRPTVAVFEGLTMYLTEADGKRLIQRITDRFSSGQLLFDCYGTVGIKLQKMVPAVRRSGATLHWGIDDPYALESLHPGMTCLDAIPSMKAGIDRMPALARMQLGLLGAIPALRKTGQIMRFRY, encoded by the coding sequence ATGCTGGCCACGCTTTACGCGCGCGCGTTGGACAGCGAGTCGGACCGGTCGATCCTGCACGACGACGCGGCACGGAGTGCCGTTTCGCGGATCGACTACGACTTCGGCAAAACCGGGATCAGGAGCACGAGTGCCGCCGGGGTGGCCGTACGCGCCAAATATCTCGACGACTGGACGACGGAGTTTCTGGCCGCTCATCCCGAGGCGACGGTGTTGCACCTGGCCTGCGGGCTCGACACGCGCGTACAACGGCTGAAACCGGCCGCGTCGGTGCGTTGGCTGGATGTCGACTATCCGGACATCATCTCGCTGCGCGAGCGGCTTTTGCCCGCTCCACAAGGCGACTATCGAATGGTCGCCGCGTCGGTGACCGACGACGGCTGGCTGGAGGAGGTGCCGGCCGACCGGCCGACCGTGGCCGTTTTCGAAGGCCTCACGATGTATCTCACCGAAGCCGACGGAAAGCGGCTGATCCAGCGGATCACCGACCGGTTTTCCAGCGGGCAGCTGCTTTTCGACTGCTATGGCACGGTCGGCATCAAGCTGCAGAAAATGGTGCCGGCGGTGCGCCGGTCGGGCGCCACACTGCATTGGGGGATCGACGATCCGTACGCGCTGGAGTCGTTGCATCCCGGCATGACATGCCTCGACGCCATTCCGAGCATGAAAGCTGGCATCGATCGGATGCCGGCGCTGGCGCGGATGCAGCTGGGCCTGCTCGGTGCCATTCCGGCGCTGCGCAAGACCGGCCAGATCATGCGTTTTCGTTACTGA
- a CDS encoding MFS transporter yields MTEPDQPKKAGWLAALHVDLTPMRGHRDYRLLLIAGTVFYFGYMVSYVALPYQLYHLTGSNFAVGALGLVELLPLIVCGLYGGALADHLDRRTMLVATGAGQIVLTAALLVNALLPQPQVWVIYALGGLLAAVASLQRPSRDALLPRVVGHAELPAAVALWSIGIQLSMLVGPSFGGVVIAQAGVPVAYAIDVAGLVVATGLFALLRPYPVTDGGQPPSLASIVDGIKYAAGRKDLLGTYAVDTIAMLMASPVVLFPAFATEVLHQPAMLGLLYSAGTVGGLVATATSGWSAHVHHHGRAVVIAAATWGGATAVAGLTGNIWIALAAFVVAGGADMVSGMFRAIIWHQTIPDEKRGRLAGIEVLSYSVGPLGGEARAGFIADRAGVRASIVSGGVLCVLGVAATAVWLRDFWSYDARTDEHAIAQRERAAAKA; encoded by the coding sequence GTGACCGAACCCGATCAACCCAAGAAGGCCGGCTGGCTGGCCGCGCTGCATGTCGACCTGACGCCGATGCGCGGACACCGCGACTATCGGCTGCTGCTGATCGCCGGCACGGTCTTCTATTTCGGTTACATGGTGTCGTACGTGGCACTGCCGTACCAGCTCTATCACCTGACCGGCTCCAACTTCGCGGTCGGCGCGCTCGGCCTGGTCGAGTTGCTGCCGCTGATCGTCTGCGGACTGTACGGCGGCGCGCTGGCCGACCATCTCGACCGGCGCACCATGCTGGTGGCGACCGGCGCCGGCCAGATCGTGCTCACGGCCGCGCTGCTGGTCAACGCGCTGCTGCCGCAGCCGCAGGTGTGGGTCATCTACGCGCTCGGCGGGCTGCTCGCGGCGGTGGCGTCGCTGCAGCGGCCGAGTCGCGACGCGCTGTTGCCGCGGGTGGTCGGTCATGCCGAGCTTCCGGCGGCGGTCGCGCTGTGGTCGATCGGCATCCAGCTGTCGATGCTGGTCGGACCGTCGTTCGGCGGTGTCGTGATCGCCCAGGCCGGTGTGCCGGTGGCGTACGCGATCGATGTCGCCGGACTGGTCGTGGCGACCGGACTTTTCGCTTTGCTGCGGCCATATCCGGTGACCGACGGCGGCCAGCCACCATCGCTTGCGTCCATTGTGGACGGCATCAAATACGCGGCCGGCCGCAAGGACCTGCTCGGCACGTACGCGGTGGACACAATCGCCATGCTGATGGCCTCGCCGGTGGTGCTTTTCCCAGCCTTCGCAACGGAAGTGCTGCACCAGCCGGCGATGCTCGGGTTGCTCTACTCGGCCGGTACGGTCGGCGGCCTGGTCGCGACGGCGACGAGCGGCTGGTCGGCCCACGTGCACCACCACGGCCGCGCGGTGGTGATCGCGGCGGCGACCTGGGGTGGCGCGACCGCGGTCGCCGGCCTGACCGGCAACATCTGGATCGCGCTGGCCGCGTTCGTGGTGGCCGGCGGCGCCGACATGGTCAGCGGCATGTTCCGCGCGATCATCTGGCACCAGACCATCCCGGACGAGAAACGCGGCCGGCTCGCCGGCATCGAGGTGCTGTCGTATTCGGTCGGTCCGCTCGGTGGCGAGGCACGCGCCGGTTTCATCGCCGACCGCGCCGGCGTACGCGCGTCGATCGTCAGCGGAGGCGTGCTGTGCGTGCTCGGAGTCGCCGCGACGGCCGTCTGGTTGCGCGACTTCTGGTCGTACGACGCGCGTACGGACGAGCACGCGATCGCGCAACGCGAGCGCGCGGCCGCTAAGGCGTGA
- a CDS encoding alpha/beta fold hydrolase, which yields MTDFMVDSGEIPIAVRDYGGDGPAMLLLHGGGGTMAGWDVAGPLLAADFRPVAVDLRGHGKSGDGPWSWDAVVTDLEAVVSELGLRNPAVVGHSLGGGIGAWWAVKHPECPALVNLDGHRAPVTAEEHYDAGAAGISDAELRAKIAQLNAQFDQMEAELATAQSRPGPEIAKAIRADMKTDSLPMFAQVTVPFLLVLATRSLPQLAPELEPLMVAFRAGLRRDLAALPNVEIREVDASHGVLFEKPAEVAAIATEFVRKAS from the coding sequence ATGACTGATTTCATGGTGGACAGTGGCGAGATTCCCATCGCCGTACGGGACTACGGCGGCGACGGACCGGCGATGCTGTTGTTGCATGGCGGTGGCGGCACGATGGCCGGTTGGGATGTGGCGGGGCCGCTGCTGGCCGCCGACTTTCGGCCGGTGGCGGTGGATTTGCGCGGACATGGAAAATCCGGCGACGGACCGTGGTCGTGGGACGCGGTCGTCACCGATCTGGAAGCGGTCGTTTCCGAGCTGGGGCTGCGAAATCCGGCGGTCGTCGGCCACTCGCTCGGTGGCGGCATCGGTGCCTGGTGGGCCGTCAAGCATCCGGAGTGCCCGGCGCTGGTGAACCTCGACGGCCATCGCGCGCCGGTCACCGCGGAGGAGCATTACGACGCCGGAGCCGCCGGCATCAGCGATGCGGAGCTACGCGCCAAAATAGCGCAACTCAACGCGCAGTTCGACCAGATGGAAGCGGAGCTGGCCACGGCGCAGTCGCGGCCAGGTCCGGAGATCGCGAAGGCCATCAGGGCCGACATGAAAACCGACAGCCTGCCGATGTTCGCGCAGGTGACCGTGCCGTTTTTGCTGGTGTTGGCAACGCGAAGCCTGCCTCAGCTGGCGCCGGAGCTGGAGCCGCTGATGGTCGCGTTCCGCGCCGGCCTGCGCCGCGACCTGGCCGCGCTGCCGAACGTGGAGATACGTGAGGTCGACGCCAGCCACGGCGTGCTTTTCGAGAAACCAGCGGAAGTCGCCGCGATCGCCACCGAGTTCGTCCGGAAAGCAAGCTGA
- a CDS encoding PadR family transcriptional regulator — protein MRAALLSSLPIAVLFLGLARWSEWRSAGAVLGRVVIVLVAAVPATMFVIGVGTMVGPPLMQAAGYAYGADGIPVVTGGVGDRNGMSGRKTMRITTSVAAVLAAFPRDQEEGHYGLELMRATGLPSGTLYPILVRLQDAGWVETHWEDVDPATAGRPARRYYRLTPGRHRVGSPGNRGAATKARRARSVGRRQRVDTIQIQPCAVL, from the coding sequence GTGCGGGCCGCGTTGCTCAGCAGCCTGCCGATCGCGGTGCTTTTCCTCGGTCTGGCGCGGTGGTCCGAGTGGCGCAGCGCCGGTGCCGTCCTCGGCCGCGTCGTCATCGTGCTGGTCGCGGCGGTGCCGGCGACGATGTTCGTGATCGGGGTCGGCACCATGGTCGGTCCGCCGCTGATGCAGGCCGCCGGTTACGCGTACGGTGCCGACGGCATCCCGGTCGTGACCGGCGGTGTCGGGGACCGAAACGGCATGAGCGGGAGGAAAACCATGCGGATCACCACGTCGGTCGCGGCCGTCCTCGCGGCGTTTCCGCGCGACCAGGAAGAAGGGCATTACGGCCTGGAACTGATGCGAGCCACCGGCCTGCCCAGCGGCACGCTCTATCCGATCCTGGTACGCCTGCAGGACGCCGGCTGGGTCGAAACGCACTGGGAGGACGTCGACCCGGCCACCGCCGGCCGTCCGGCGCGCCGCTACTACCGGCTCACCCCCGGACGGCACCGCGTCGGCTCGCCAGGAAATCGCGGCGCCGCAACGAAAGCTCGGCGCGCTCGGTCAGTTGGTCGAAGGCAGCGCGTAGACACAATACAAATACAGCCCTGTGCTGTATTGTAG
- a CDS encoding FAD-dependent monooxygenase encodes MAITGSRVAIIGGGIAGCATEIALRRLGCRTTVFERSADLRNRGFGIGIPVPLRQHLIEAGFLTADMPVCGGTTRIWLVPDGDQPLGREVWRQSFVAVTNNWGILWRTLRAKVPDSAYRGETAVVSVDDGVVRTDDGWSAECDLVVGADGYRSAVRRLVDPAASLSYAGYTLLRGCYPVDRLDELPDMLESGAITVSFPGGHLIAYVIPGFDGGKLVNWAIYHAVPWSIGDTAVTDEAMCFLDGLAGELPPYWADLVRRTERRELFLQPIYDATLSAYSRDRYVLVGDAGTVVRPHTGGGAVKALQDAMALQQAGQAAASWDEALAAYEKERLPVNNSIVALGQRIGQAQILDQPPWGSMTAADFETWMAGQHTYYSQVSNENA; translated from the coding sequence ATGGCCATCACGGGGAGTCGGGTCGCGATCATCGGTGGCGGGATCGCCGGCTGCGCAACGGAAATCGCCTTACGCCGGCTCGGTTGTCGCACCACGGTCTTCGAACGCAGCGCTGACCTGCGCAATCGTGGCTTCGGCATTGGCATTCCGGTGCCGCTGCGGCAACACCTGATCGAGGCCGGTTTTCTCACCGCGGACATGCCGGTGTGCGGTGGCACCACACGCATCTGGCTGGTCCCCGACGGCGACCAGCCGCTGGGACGCGAGGTGTGGCGGCAGTCGTTCGTCGCGGTCACCAACAACTGGGGAATACTCTGGCGGACGTTGCGGGCGAAGGTGCCGGACTCGGCCTATCGCGGCGAAACAGCCGTCGTGTCCGTCGACGACGGTGTCGTACGCACCGACGACGGCTGGTCGGCGGAGTGTGACCTGGTGGTCGGCGCGGACGGCTATCGCTCAGCGGTCCGCCGGCTGGTGGACCCGGCGGCGAGCCTGAGCTATGCCGGATACACGTTGTTGCGCGGCTGCTATCCGGTCGACCGCCTCGACGAACTGCCCGACATGCTGGAAAGCGGCGCCATCACGGTGAGTTTTCCCGGCGGGCACCTGATCGCCTATGTCATCCCCGGCTTCGACGGCGGCAAGTTGGTCAACTGGGCCATCTACCACGCCGTGCCGTGGAGCATCGGCGACACGGCTGTCACCGACGAGGCGATGTGCTTTCTCGATGGCCTCGCCGGCGAACTTCCGCCGTACTGGGCCGATCTCGTCCGGCGGACCGAGCGGCGTGAGCTTTTCCTGCAGCCGATCTACGACGCGACGCTGTCGGCCTACAGCCGCGACCGCTATGTGCTCGTCGGCGACGCCGGCACGGTCGTACGTCCGCACACCGGTGGCGGTGCGGTGAAGGCGCTGCAGGACGCGATGGCGCTGCAACAGGCCGGCCAGGCCGCGGCCTCGTGGGACGAGGCGCTTGCCGCGTACGAAAAGGAAAGGCTGCCGGTCAACAACTCGATCGTCGCGCTCGGCCAGCGGATCGGACAGGCGCAGATCCTCGACCAGCCGCCGTGGGGATCCATGACGGCCGCCGACTTCGAGACCTGGATGGCCGGCCAACACACCTACTATTCACAGGTCAGTAACGAAAACGCATGA